The Theileria annulata chromosome 2, complete sequence, *** SEQUENCING IN PROGRESS *** genomic sequence TACGAAATTAAGTGATGTGAATAGATAAAATACCTTGCCATATAATATTTGACTATGGCGTCGTATAAGTTGAATGCCGTATCTTCAACTCTTGTAAGTTCCTGTATTACTTCCTCCTGAATTCCAACTCCAAAGTTGTTCCCGTCCTCGATTCTTGGGACGTTCAACTGGATCCACAGCTTTATATTACTTATCTATTATGTGCCATTTATACCAAATATTACTAGTTATAATGCCAAAAAAGTAATATTAAGAAAGTAGAATAATAGgtaatgaataaaatgaCTAGTTGACGGTAcaatttcaattaattcAGAAGCTTCGAGCTTTATTTTTTCGAGTTCTGCGAAGATTTGTTTATGTGATGGTAGAAAGACGTCTCCGGTCTAAGAATAAAGGGAATAAAgatagaaataaaaaattacttgaTCATGGGTCCTTTTGGCCCTTTTGGAATCGACATCATGGTTTACCAGACATCTGTATGATTCCTGATCAAGGTCAACGGAGCTGAAAGTGCATCCATTTTTGGAGTTTTGAGCCTAAAGGGTGagatgaatatataaaggAGTTAAAATACCACTAGTGAGTTAAAATACAGAATTTTCTTAGGAATCCTCTCGCGTAACGAATATAACGCGGATCGGGTGATTTCTTCCTTGAACAACTGATACTTATCCTTTACCTCTGGGTCAAATGGATCTATTTTGTCCACTGATATCCCATTCAGCTTTTTttccattatttataaaatattttttatgCTTTTCTTTCTTCTATCAGGCTCCACTGCACACTATGGCATTGTCATGACTACTTCTCCACTCACATTATTCTACGATATTGAATCCTAGATAACAAATAATAgagtatatattattgtgGAAACcagttaaaaaattaaacagtTTGAGGGGTAATTTAGTGATAATAGGAAGATCCTGGAAGAAGTTTTCCGTTATTTTTTTCCAGCCTTTGGTTTAGTCTATTTTTACAGGCAAGGATGAAGCCTAGATACGGGGGACTGGGAGTGATTGGAGTTGACTTATACTCTGGATGAAACTGTGTACAGAGGAAGAAAGGGTGATTCTTAAGTTCCACTACGCTCACTCTTCCCTGGGTTGGGTCTCTTCCTGAGAAGACCACTCCGTGGTTAGTTAGGCGCTCCTCGTAGGCCGGATTCACCTGGTACCTATGCCTATGCCTTTCCACTATGGTATCCTTCTTGTCATAAAGGCTGTATATTAGTGTTCCCTTTACCAGCTTAGTTTCTAGTGCTCCAAGCCTCATCGTTCCTCCCTTTTTATCCTTTCCTGAAAACTCTGGCATCAGAGTTACCACGTGGTATTTTTCCTCAGTTTTTGAATCCTCACCGTGACACGCCTTGGGCTCAAACTCCTCCGCCACATCCACCACTGTCAGCTGCAATGCCAGGCATATCCCCAAAAACGGGACTTTATTCAGCCTGCAGTACCTCACTG encodes the following:
- a CDS encoding subunit of proteaseome activator complex, putative (PF02252 Proteasome activator pa28 beta subunit), which translates into the protein MEKKLNGISVDKIDPFDPEVKDKYQLFKEEITRSALYSLRERIPKKILYFNSLVAQNSKNGCTFSSVDLDQESYRCLVNHDVDSKRAKRTHDQTGDVFLPSHKQIFAELEKIKLEASELIEIISNIKLWIQLNVPRIEDGNNFGVGIQEEVIQELTRVEDTAFNLYDAIVKYYMARAKLSTKVIKYPHVDDYGEAIRELDEKEWIHIKITRVDMRNNYSMLYDLLCKVFYHIHTHYIYPSK